The following DNA comes from Acetomicrobium sp. S15 = DSM 107314.
CCACCACTTTATCAGGGACGATGTTCGGCCAAGAGCCGCCCTCTTGGATAATGTAATGGATCCTGTTAGTGAAATATAGGTGCTCCCTCAGATATTCTACGGCCACACCCATTATGTTAGCCGCATCCAGAGCACTAACGCCGTCCCATGGCGCTGAACCAGCATGAGCACTCTTTCCGGTGAAGGTAATCCTCAAAAGCATCAGGGCACTGGTGTGGGCACCGCTCTCGGCTTCGAATTTATTGGCGGGATGATTGTCCAACACCACGTCGGTCCCGTTAAAGACCCCCTCTCGAACCATAAAGATCTTGGCGCTGCCAGACTCCTCGGCAGGACAACCGAAGAACTTAACCGTGCCGGAGATGCCATGCTTTTCCATCACATGCTTTAAGGCTATGGCTGAGGCCGCCCCAGTCGTACCGAGGAGGTTATGGCCGCATCCGTGGCCAGGAGCTCCTTCCACAACGGGTTCCTTATATGACACAGCCTTCTGGGATAATCCCGGCAAAGCGTCGTACTCTCCAGTGAAGCCAATCACAGGCTCTCCAGATCCCCACGTCGCCACCATGGCCGTCGGCATTCCTGCCACGCCCATTTCCACCTTAAACCCATATTTCTCGAGGAGTCTTTTTAAAACATCGGAAGACTTGAACTCTTGGAAACCAAGCTCGGCGTAGCTCCAGATCCCATCGGCTACGGAGGCGAGTTCTTCTGCGTGACCATCAAGGAAGGCGACTGCCTCCCCCTTCGCAGCTTCAAAATCAACCTGAGTTGCAGCGGAGGCCAAAGGAGGGAAGAAAGCTACTGCCACAAGAAGCACGCCTATACCCCAGGCTCGCAACCACTTCCGCACCGCACGCATCGCCATCATCTCCCTTAATATGAAATTTATGAATCATTGCTTCATATTATAAACGCTATTTATGAGGCAGGACACACCACCAAAATATAAAATCACTGTAAGATATTATGAGGTTAAGCTAAAAATCTACAGCGGATGATCGGCGTTGTCGGCGACAACGCTTTCCCTTGAACTACGACCTCGAGAACAGAACCCATGCCCATATGCTCGGTTCGTCCACACTAACTAATCTATCGCGGGCACCCTTGAACAAAATCATAGTTATCAAGCTCGGACTGCCGTGCGGTATCGAAGCCAAAGCTCGGAGGCGAGATAAGCTGCAGCCGCGACGATGATTATGGTTGCACCTGATGTGAGGTTAAAGCGATAGGCCAAAAAGAGACCCGAGAGAGAGAAAACGAGGCTTAGAAGAGAAGAAAGGACCATCATGCCAGCCAGAGAACGGCAATACTTCTCGGCCATATACGGTGGAATAGAAATCAGCGCTATCACCAAGATCAGCCCTATCATCCTGATGACGAGGACAATCGAAAGCGACGTGAATATTATCAGGGCAAAGTGCAGATGCGCCACCGGCACGCCCCTCACGCGGGCAAATTCCTCATCGTACGAGTAGGCCAAAAGTTGGCCATAAAACAATGGAACGAGCGCACATAAAAGAACTGCCATGGCAGACATGAGGATCATGTCCGTATTCGTGACCATGAGTATGCTGCCGAAGAGATAACTCATCAAATCCGCCATGTATCCTGGAGTGAGATCGGCGAAGAGCACCCCTATGGCCATACCCACAGCCCAAATTATGCCTATAATCGCATCTGCTCTGGACTTCCCCTTTAGCGTCACCCATGCCATAAAGATGGAGGAGAGCAAGGCGAAAGCCATCGCCCCAAGTTGCGGCGAAAAGCCGAAAAAGAGCGCCATGCCAATTCCGCCATAGGCTGCATGTGCAACGCCTCCAGCCATGGACACCAAGCGCTTGGTAACCACCATCGTGCCGACTATACCGCAGATGACGCTGGCCAGACACGCAGCGATTAAGGCGTTGCGCATGAAATCGTATTGAAGCGCTTCAAACATTATCCTTATCCTCGTGACGGGCCAAGACGCGGTGGGGAAGGCCGTGCGCTATAATCTCGACTGGGCAAGACCCGTAGGCAAGTTTCAGCATCTCAGGCGTTATCTCATTTGAGCTGTGGTAATACACAGCTCCGTTCACACATGCTACAGCCGTGGCATAGCTTGAAACGACCGATACATCGTGGCTTACCGCCACAACTGTAATCATCCTGTTCAGCTCTCGCAGCTTGTCATAGAGGATGCCCTGCGCTTCCACATCCACGCTGGCGGTGGGTTCGTCCAAAAGCAACATCTTGGGCTCCGAAGCCAAGGCTCTCGCTATGAGGACGCGCTGGCGCTGTCCCTGGGAGAGTTCGCCCATCCTGACAAACTCGTATCCCCCCATGCCCATCTCTTCGAGCGCCTCTTGTGCCTTGATTTTATCCTCCCTCTCATAAAAACCCTTCGAACTCCGCAGCCTGCCCATGAGGACTACATCTAACGCCGTGACAGGAAAATCGAGGCTGAAACTCGAATTCTGTGGTACATATCCCAACAGATGCGATGCGCGCCTTGGCTCAACGCCAAACACACGAACCTTACCACGCTGAGGCCTGTAGAGCCCCAAGGCGAGCTTCAGGAGCGTCGTCTTCCCCCCTCCGTTGGGACCGATAATGGCCAGAAATTCCCCATGAGGCACAGCAAATGACGCCCCTCGCACTGCTGGAGAATGATTATATGAAAACCACACGTCTTCAAAGATAATGTCAGGCGTATCTGAAGTCATTTACATAGCCTCCGCGAGGATTTTAGACACGGCTTTAAGGTTTTCGGTCCAATCCTCGGCGAGTGGATCGATATCGATCAAATTCGCTCCGATCGCATCGGCGATAACCTTAGCGCCGGCCTTCGAATGCTGAGGGGAGACGAAGATCGCCTTCGTCCCTTCGAGCCTCGCCATCTCGATCAAGCGAGCCAAGTCAGCCCCCTTAGGCTCCTTCCCCTCCGCTTCTATGGAAACTTGGATTAACCCATAGTCATTGGCAAAATATCCCCACGCGGGATGGAAGACTATGAACTTTTTACCGCGCACGCCCTTTAAGGTTTCCCACAGCTCTGCATCCAGGTCGGTTATCTCCTTTAAAAAAGTCCTGTAGCGTTCCCTATAAACATCTATTCCATCATGGTCGATAGATGCAAGGCCGCGGTAGACATTATCGGCGATCCTCAAGGCTGCGAGTGGTGATGTCCAGATATGCGGATCTGAACGATCTCCTTCGTGGTCACCATCTTCAAGGAAGGGGATGCCGTAGGCAGCGTCTACCACCACTAATTTTGGATTTGTAGCCTTTATCCTTGGCAAAAGGTTCGCTTCAAAGGGAAAGCCGGTAGCAAAATATGCGCGGGCGCTGGAGAGCGCTGCCATTTGTTTGGGCTTGGGTTCAAACGTATGGGGATCATCACCAGGTCTGATCAAAGCCTCTGCTTTGATTCCGCTGCCGCCTATGCGCTCGACGAAATACGCCATCGGCGGCACCGACACAAAGGCCAAAAGCGCCTCTTCGCTTGAAGCTGAGCGGATGCCTATCGTGCCTTCCGCAACGACAAAGGCCAACAAAAAGAAGACCGCAGAAACAAACCGTCTCAACGTTGCTCTCCTCCCTTTTCATAGTCGATTAACTTCCCTTTCCTGCACTTAGCGCACAACCCTTCGAACACTAATGTTGCCCGGCGGACCTCAAAGCCTTTTCCTACCAACGAGGCGAGCTCCTTGGAATCATCGAAATTGAACGGCCGCAGGCAAAACAGATGTCCGCATTTCTCGCACCTGAAATGCGCATGAGGGGGGTTGTGGGCACATGCTTTAGCATAATAACGGCAATTTTCTATTTCCCCCACACACCTCACTAACCCCTCTCTTTCAAAGAGCCTCACAGTACGATAAACTGTGGCCAAGTCCACACGCTTCTCAGCCGGGAGGGCTCGATGTAGTTCTTTTGCAGTAAAATGACAATCCGTATCGAATATCTTTTGTAGTATCGCCAGGCGCTGCTCCGTCACGGCAAGCCCCTTGGCTTTTAAAGCCTCGAGAGCATCACACAGATCCATGGATCTACTTTACACCAGATGCAAACGATTTGCAACTAATTTAGACCATTGACATGCTCGATACCAGGTGTAAAATACTGAATACAAGAATAGCAATAACAAGCAATAAAATATAATCATTTCAAGGAGGTGGGCACATGAGGATAGACCAGGAGCTTTGCGTGCGCTGTCTTAAATGTCTTCCCTACTGTCCCGTGGATGCCATTATAAACGGACCCGAAGGAGTACACATAGACCAGGGGCTCTGCGCTGAGTGCGGAACATGCCTCCGCGCGGCAGGTTGCCCAACCGGTGCGCTCCAAGAGCCTGAGGATGTCTATAAGGAACCGAGATCCGTGCGGAAATTCTTCTCTGACCCAACAACGACACACAAGGAGACGATGATCCCAGGGCGAGGCACAGAAGAAGTCAAAACCAACGATGTAACTGGGCGCGTAAAGCGAGGTCAGGTAGGCATAGGGATAGAAATGGGACGCCCTGTTTTGGGGACCAAAATGACTGAGGTTGAAAAAGTTACCATGCGCCTTGCCCAGATGGGTATTCAGTTAGAACACAATAACCCCCTTTTTTATTTGATAGACGACCCACAAAAGGGTACGCTCAAAAGCTGGGTTAAAAATGAGCAAGTCATTTCCTGCATAGTGGAATTTGAGATCCCTTTTGAGAGATTAAAAGAAGTCCTCCAGGCAATCCGCGAGCTTGCCAGTGAGGTAGACACTGTGTTTTCCCTCGATCTAGTGTCGAGGTTCGACGAAGATGGAAACATCCCAACGCTACCGATATTGGAAGAGCTTGGGATATGCTATCGTCCAAATGCTAAAATAAACCTGGGCCTTGGACGCCCTCTGCGGGAGG
Coding sequences within:
- a CDS encoding metal ABC transporter permease, whose protein sequence is MFEALQYDFMRNALIAACLASVICGIVGTMVVTKRLVSMAGGVAHAAYGGIGMALFFGFSPQLGAMAFALLSSIFMAWVTLKGKSRADAIIGIIWAVGMAIGVLFADLTPGYMADLMSYLFGSILMVTNTDMILMSAMAVLLCALVPLFYGQLLAYSYDEEFARVRGVPVAHLHFALIIFTSLSIVLVIRMIGLILVIALISIPPYMAEKYCRSLAGMMVLSSLLSLVFSLSGLFLAYRFNLTSGATIIIVAAAAYLASELWLRYRTAVRA
- a CDS encoding Fur family transcriptional regulator is translated as MDLCDALEALKAKGLAVTEQRLAILQKIFDTDCHFTAKELHRALPAEKRVDLATVYRTVRLFEREGLVRCVGEIENCRYYAKACAHNPPHAHFRCEKCGHLFCLRPFNFDDSKELASLVGKGFEVRRATLVFEGLCAKCRKGKLIDYEKGGEQR
- a CDS encoding metal ABC transporter solute-binding protein, Zn/Mn family, whose product is MRRFVSAVFFLLAFVVAEGTIGIRSASSEEALLAFVSVPPMAYFVERIGGSGIKAEALIRPGDDPHTFEPKPKQMAALSSARAYFATGFPFEANLLPRIKATNPKLVVVDAAYGIPFLEDGDHEGDRSDPHIWTSPLAALRIADNVYRGLASIDHDGIDVYRERYRTFLKEITDLDAELWETLKGVRGKKFIVFHPAWGYFANDYGLIQVSIEAEGKEPKGADLARLIEMARLEGTKAIFVSPQHSKAGAKVIADAIGANLIDIDPLAEDWTENLKAVSKILAEAM
- a CDS encoding metal ABC transporter ATP-binding protein; protein product: MTSDTPDIIFEDVWFSYNHSPAVRGASFAVPHGEFLAIIGPNGGGKTTLLKLALGLYRPQRGKVRVFGVEPRRASHLLGYVPQNSSFSLDFPVTALDVVLMGRLRSSKGFYEREDKIKAQEALEEMGMGGYEFVRMGELSQGQRQRVLIARALASEPKMLLLDEPTASVDVEAQGILYDKLRELNRMITVVAVSHDVSVVSSYATAVACVNGAVYYHSSNEITPEMLKLAYGSCPVEIIAHGLPHRVLARHEDKDNV
- a CDS encoding DUF362 domain-containing protein translates to MRIDQELCVRCLKCLPYCPVDAIINGPEGVHIDQGLCAECGTCLRAAGCPTGALQEPEDVYKEPRSVRKFFSDPTTTHKETMIPGRGTEEVKTNDVTGRVKRGQVGIGIEMGRPVLGTKMTEVEKVTMRLAQMGIQLEHNNPLFYLIDDPQKGTLKSWVKNEQVISCIVEFEIPFERLKEVLQAIRELASEVDTVFSLDLVSRFDEDGNIPTLPILEELGICYRPNAKINLGLGRPLREE
- a CDS encoding amidohydrolase; its protein translation is MRAVRKWLRAWGIGVLLVAVAFFPPLASAATQVDFEAAKGEAVAFLDGHAEELASVADGIWSYAELGFQEFKSSDVLKRLLEKYGFKVEMGVAGMPTAMVATWGSGEPVIGFTGEYDALPGLSQKAVSYKEPVVEGAPGHGCGHNLLGTTGAASAIALKHVMEKHGISGTVKFFGCPAEESGSAKIFMVREGVFNGTDVVLDNHPANKFEAESGAHTSALMLLRITFTGKSAHAGSAPWDGVSALDAANIMGVAVEYLREHLYFTNRIHYIIQEGGSWPNIVPDKVVVMAYVRDTDDRLPETYKKFENCVKAGALASGCSYDVQVIKAYHQKHSNDALAKLIYKNMEKIGLPKWAEEEQSFAKEVQKNMGKDQTGLPDKLVFTPPPAVFTGGGSTDVGEISLVAPVATLNTPCWPKGIPGHSWGVVAVGSTSIGHKGMLIGAKVLSSTAIDLIADPGQLKKVKEEFGELSERIPYQPYVPKEVGPELDMFDSEMTKWRPLMEPHYVEPKL